The DNA region ACCGCCTGTTAATACCATGCCACGCTCAGAAATGTCTGAAGCTAGCTCTGGTGGCGACTGTTCAAGGGCAACCATTACCGCACTCACAATACCCGATAACGGTTCTTGTAATGCTTCTAAGATTTCATTGCTGTTTAACGTAAAACTTCTTGGTACACCTTCCGCAAGATTACGACCGCGCACTTCAATTTCAAGCACTTCGTCACCAGGATATGCAGTACCAATAGTATGTTTAATACGTTCAGCAGTTGCCTCACCAATTAAGCTACCGTAATTACGGCGAACATAATTAATAATCGCATCGTCAAACTTATCGCCACCGATACGTACTGATGAAGAATACACCACACCATTTAACGAAATAATCGCGACTTCAGTGGTACCACCACCAATATCAACAACCATAGAGCCCGTTGCTTCTGATACCGGTAAACCAGCACCAATAGCAGCAGCCATAGGCTCTTCAATAAGATACACTTCACGTGCACCAGCACCCATAGCTGATTCACGAATAGCACGACGTTCAACTTGAGTCGCGCCTACAGGTACGCAGACTAATACTCGCGGACTTGGGCGAAAGAAACTGTTGTTGTGCACTTGCTTGATAAAGTGTTGAAGCATTTTCTCGGTCACATAGAAATCGGCAATAACGCCGTCTTTCATCGGACGAATAGCTTGAATATTACCAGGTGTTCGACCTAGCATTTGTTTAGCATCAGTCCCCACAGCAGCAACTGATTTTGGACCATTACTATTGCGTTCGCCGCGAATGGCAACCACAGAGGGTTCGTTCAGTACGATGCCTTCATCGCGAACATAAATAAGAGTGTTTGCCGTACCTAAATCTATGGATAGGTCGTTAGAAAAAATGCCACGCAACTTTTTGAACATGTATCAGGCCTGTATTCTGTGAAGTCAGAAGAATAAAAATCAGCTAACTCTATCAATGACACCCCCATTCTACAATACCGAACAGGTCAACAATCGCTAATCTGGCATTTTTTTTTCTAAAAATGCCTAAAAAAATGTCAATCGTTCAAATTTAATCCTAAAAATCATAAAAACGATGTTTTTTTATTCAGTTTATTGGTTCACTTCTCGCCAATAAATGATCCTATCATGTCCTCGGTAGCGGCCAAAATAAGCACTCGCTTTTGGGTTATATAATAAAGTCGAACTTGCATCGTCCCAATTCCAATACCATTTGAGCCAATCGTCAACAGTTAATGGAGCGGTAACTTGGCCTCGATAAGGTACTAAACCGCTACTTTCCCATAACAATGTCAGCTTTCCAGAGTTCACTTCACTGCCAGCATCGCTACGAGTAACACTCTGTCCAGCAGTTAATGATGGCGCATATACTTCTGTGCCATCTAGAGGATCAATAACTTGAGTGCAACTATCATCGATGTTTGTTATCCAATCACTACCATTCCAGTATTGGGCATAAGTTGTCATACGCAGTATTTCATTTTCAGGGCCATAGGTATTATCCATCACCACTCTGCCATGACGAAAATCTTGAGTCGAGAGTAGCTTTGCTGTGCAAGTATTATTGTCGGCACAAATACTGCTGCTACCCGGGAGCATATCTGCAGATGCAACTAATGCGAAGTCTCCATCATTATCAAATACTTGCACACCAATATCCAACAAAGAAAAAGGTCCGTCAACACCCGGAGCCGTCATTCGGTTGAAGCTAGCTAGGTTAGTGATGTCGACGCTTGCTTCACCTAAAGCCCATGAGCTTGCATCAATGGGCAAATCACTTAATCTGGCACTTAAATCCACACCATTATTAGCATTTTCCCCTACTAAGATTGCATTAGCTTTAGCAAAGACACCTTGATAATTTTGGGTCACATAAGTTCCTGTATTTACGGTATTTAAGGTTAGCGCTAGTTTAAAAGGCTGATCCATATAATTAAAACTACCGCAAGATGGCACTACACTAATGTTACTGACAACAAAACGGTCTGGCACAAAACGACCTATGCTAGGAGATTCAGCCATTGGAATATCATAGAAACTCGAACCTAAATAATTACTTAGAGGCTTAGCTGTAAATTGAAATACACCGACTTCTGTTACTGACTGTGGCACAGTATTAGTGTTAGTTGTTTGGGCTACATGATTATATTGTGTAGTGCCAACAGCACCTAACACACCATCAGACGGGGCAACTAGCTCATGTGCTAATGTTATGTTTTCATGAGCATAATTTGGCGTATTGATGTTATCGCAGAAATTGGTATCACCGTCAAACTCCCAAGCTTTCCCTTGAATAACTAATTTAAATGACTCGCCAGCTTTTTTGTAAACATCACAAGTACTATTACCTGCAGCGCACTTTGCACTACTATCTTCTGGCGTAACACACAAGCCCACCGGGAAGCTGACAAACTCATCAGAGCCCGTCATGACCAAGCCTTCCTCATCACCTGTGCCGGTATACTTTGCATCTAGCTGTATTTTCCCTGCATCGGGGTAGTTAACAATAAGCTCAGCTTTACCATCGTTATCGAATGCCAACGCAAGCGTTGTAGCGGCACTCTCTAGTTTACTCATCACCTTACTATTCACCGTGACTGACTGACCATTTATAGGCAAACTTGGATCAATATAACTACTCCAAAAACTGACATCTTTTGTGGTATCAGCAAAGGTAGGTACACATTGCAACGTCTCATCTGATTTCTTCACCGCACTGATTGAAATGTTACCCGTAGGTTTGTTTGCTAGCTTATCTGGCACATCAAAAATAAAGCCACTGTCAGCAAACACCAAATTACAACTTGCTACGCTAGCCGCTTCGCCATTAATACGGCACAAGGTTTCACTGAATGCTTTAGTACTTGGCGTTGACCCTGTAACACCTAAAGTAACGATGCCAGGAGTATTACGTCTTAATTGTAGATCTGACTTTTCTCCACCAGTGAAGGTCACCACATTTCCCCCAACCCAACCACCACCAGTGATTGTTACAGGGCTCAGTGTTGCCGTAACAGTTTCCGTCACGGTTTGGGTGCAATCTGTATTAGCACAAGCTTTAATCGACAGTATTTTTGGTGCACAGGTAATACCTTGTCCAGAGTATGAATACTCAAAGTGATCTATTTGTATTCCAACTGGATTTGATTTTAGTGCACAAATTTCTACATTATCAATTTCATGCTTATTGGTTGATCCCCCCGTCGAACCTGTTAACGATAATAAAAAGTTATCCGGTATTGCAGCTTGAGTGATGATGGCTGCAGCATCAAATGCGGAAATAATCTCAACAAAACCACTACCGGTATTACGTTCTACTTTCACTATTGATTGGTTAGTAATTTGTGAATCAATGGTAATACGGTAACGGTGTGCCGGAGATACATTATTGTTATCAACGGTCGGAGATAAACAACTACCATTAGTATTGGTGGTGCCATTACTACATGTACCACGTAAATAAGGATAACCAGCCGTACCAGTACCCGATCCCCGAATTGCAACAGATTGCCGACGACGCCCGGGTCCACTAGGGCCTCCCTCTCTTGAAAAGTTACCATATTCATCGATACCAAAACCTAACCAGCCACCTGCAAAACCATTCTCATTTGAACGAGCACCATAGCCTAGTGGTCCACCATAGGCTCCAGCTTGAGGTGTAATCGAACCATCTGATAATACTAAGGCTATACCATCGGCTCCATTACCGTCGTAAGCAAAATGATCAAACTCAATTGACACGAAATTATCTTCAGCAGGAAATAGTCTTTGGTAAGTAGAAGATGTTGCTTGATTTGTTGATGTTTGTGTTACTCGCAAACGATTACTAACGATAGAAGGCGTAAAGCTACCTCGACTTTTTGAAACAACCCAATCATCCCCAAGGTCAGTTCGTTGGAAATCATCAGTAAAACACGTCAAAGGAGTCTCAACCTCAATAGTACAATCTGGAACAACATCGATTAGATCTGCACTATCAACAAACGTTACTGATGAACTCCCCCCCAATACGATATCTTTCCCAGTAACAGCGCCTTTAATTTTTGCTGAACCATTAATGGTAACTGTACTTTCAGATACCACATAAGCATTCAAACTTGCGCCGCCTTCAATTTCAAATTTGCCATAATGATAAAATAGTAAATTTTCTGGAGAACTGGCTAGCGTTAAATTTTTCTGAATATAATCATTTTTGATAAAAAAAGTCACTCGCCCTGTCGTTGGGAATATCAATTGAACACCATTATTGATGCTCATTGTTTCTATCCAATACTGTCCTGAGGAAAATTCAATCTTGCCAGAGGTAGCAGACAAATTTTTGATTTTGTATTTACCATTACTAGTAGTAAAAACAATCTTTTTATCACTACCATTAGCGACTGACACATTACGATATTCACCTTCGGCGATATTAACCGTTTCATTACCATAAGATGGAGGACCTAAATCAACAGTGCTGCTTGATTGACACTGGGCAAAGTCAATACGTCCAGAGGGTAATTCTGCAAGACTACCACCGTCACGGCAAACTCTGGAAGTACCATTGGAGCTAATACAAGAACCAAAGTTACTGTCTCCACCTTGATAATAATTATCTGTTGGCAGTTTACCGTTACTCGGTGCGTTGATGATCGTGGCTGAATTCAAATTAATTGTGCCATTGGTATCAAAGTTATTAACACCCTCTTTAAAAGTGTCGCGCCAATCAGCCGATGCTGTTGTTACCGACATAAAAAAAGCCATTAATATCCATGTAAAAATCAATAGTGTTCTAAAGATATTAGATTTCCTCGATAACCCAATGCTAATTCCCACGCGCTTCTACCTCCACTTGGCGACTGACTCGCAAACACGTTGAACTGCTCGAGTTACCAGTACAATTACCGGTTTCACATACCGCAGAGCTGTTAATTCTATATTGAACGACACCACCCACGGAGGCAGAATTACAGCTCACTGTGGTGTTGCAGTTATGAAAACCTTTTACATCAAGCCCAGTTGGTGGCGTCCATGTTGCACTGACATAGGTACAATCTGCGACAGAATCATCAACAGGAAACAACTGAGCCAATGCCGCATCTGCACCACTATTTGCATTAAATAAAGCTCGAGTGCCCCACACTTCCATGTTCACCGACTCATCGGCATCGCCAACAATACGAATTAAGCTCGCAGCGATAAGAAACATTACCGTTAGCACAAAAACACCGATAATCAGTGCGCTGCCTTGTTGCGAGTGTTGGCTTAATTTCAGCTTAGGGAACATTCATCACCTGTACTTGATGGTTATATTGAAATGTTTCACCATTGACGGAAAATACTGGTTGTAAATGCACTATCGCATTGGTCACCAGTGTCGATGGAGTAAGAATAACCGCGGGATTAACCGCTAACGCATTAACAACATTTTGTGCCATCAACACACCATTGCCCATCACAGCGGGTACGGGCTGGTTCACCTTATAGCCATAGTTTTGGTATAGGCGCAACTCAACGCTGCTGACATTGTTAACAAAACAGTAGCTCAAAGGACTATCGGCAACATATAAGCGTTTTAATGGCGATGCCTCTGTAAAGCGAACACTTTGAGTTAATGTAATCGTAAGTTGGTCGCCTGATTCAGTGACACTTTGTATGATAAATCGTTTAGCGGTTGTCCCTTGAGGATTATAAATATCCGCGCTTGTTAGTGGATAAATCAATACTGATTGAGCAGCATTAATACTACGAACACTTTTAATCGCTGTTAGACTATTTTGCGTAGCTTGTGGAAAAAAAGGTGCATCAAGATACGATGTGCTTGCGCTAATCGGCAATAATTCAAGACATTGATAACTACCGTCTATTGCCGTTAACACGCGCATACTATTAGGCACAGCAGCACGAATATCCCGGGTCATCCGCTCAATGCCAAAACGGCTTTGACTGAGCACTTGATCAACCGCGCTAGATTCAACAAAAATTCGAGTGCCGAAAATCACAAAACTACTCAACCCAACAACGACAATGCCTAAAATTAAAATGACCGTAACCATTTCAATTAAGGTAAAACCAGCGGATTTAACTTGGTTGCTAAGTGGCATTAGTAATTACTCCTTACCGCTTGGTAAGTAATTACTTCACCGGCAGGTGTCGTCACGGCAACAGTAATTAGTTTTTCAGCTTGAGTAGCTGGATCAATATATGCCACTGAAACCTGCAATTTATAACGAGGATAGGCCTGAGCATAGGTTTGGCTTGAATCGAGCATGTTTGCGGTTTCATTTAAGCCATTGTAATCATCAACATCGTTGAACGAGTCACGGCTTTCACCGCTATCAATACCGAGTAAACCTGATGAAGTACAAGCAATACCGCCAGAAGCATTACACGCAGGAACGCCACCATTAGGATTGGTATTTTGATCATATCGTTTGCCCCAAATTTCATTCATTACCGAATGAGCCAACTCAGCAGAACGAACTCTGTGTAGCGTGGCTGCCGCTCTGTCTGCTTGGGGAAATAACATGCTGGTGAGCATTACAATCGCAATACCGATCACCATCATACCCACAACAAGTTCGATTAAGGTAAAGCCTCCATGGGGATGAGGTAGTGGTTTATGCTGAATGTTATAGAGCATAAATATACCCCTCAGATTCAACCGCAATGGCTAAGGTTTCATCTGCCACTGCATTAAAACAATGGCCAGAACAAGCCGGAGATAACATCCGACCTAAGCTGTCAAAGGTAATCGAAAATACTTGGCTAGCACTACTGGCTAAGGTGATATTAGCGCCACCACCAAAATTTTGTGGTTGTTCTGCGCGAAATGGGCTACTACAGCTATTACCGATACGGCTGCTAAAATAACGTAATGTATAGCCACTGGCGTTAACATCAAGTTGATAGCACTGATCAGTATTTTGCATTGCTTTAAGTTGGACTTGACGCAACTCGCTAATAAACTCATTACGTAAGGTATAAGCGCTGTAAGAAGAGTCAGACATTAAACGCGGTAATACCGCCACGGCAAGAATACCAATCAAAATCATGGTGGTAACTAATTCAACTAAAGTAAACCCAAGTTGAATATTGCGTTGTTGACTCACTGTAATGATGTCCTTAACTTAATGAGCAGAAATATTTTCGATCTCTCTCTTTTTACAAATGAAAAATGACTATCACATGCGTAAAGGTAACAAATTCAAATAATCATTACGCTTAATCAGTATGGCTAAAATAACATAAAATATCAGTCTATTTATTCAGTTAGTCAAAAAATCACTGATGTACATTATAACAACCATCTCCCCCAGTATTAGCAAATCAAATGTATTGAAAATTCAATTTCACCTTAGAAAGAAAGTAGTAAAAAAAAACCTGCACATGGCAGGTTTTTCTTATGGCTAACAATCAAACATTAACAATCATCAGCATCAGGAACTTGAGATAATACAGGAGTCGTTGTTGCATTTGCTTGAGTATAAGTAAATGAACATTCAGCAGGTGCGCCTGCTTGCCAAATTTCGACACTGCCAGTACCTTCTTCAATAATCCAATCAGAGGCTGGATCAGATATTGTAGCTGCTGTAGCCTCACCATCTGCACCTAAATCAAAAGTAACATCTAGAGCTTCTTCTAAAGAATCCTTCGTGGCTTGTACGTAACCATAAGCAATATCTACATCTTCAGTGCCAGAACCAATATCAAGTGTTTCTGTTGCATCACTTTCTTTCCCAGCTAAAGCCGCCTTTGAATAAACTAGGGTATTTGCACCTTGGATAGCACCACGCATTCCAGCTAAAGATGATGCACGAGCATCACCTTGCAGGTTAATAAATTTAGGCGCTGCCGTTACCGCTAAAATACCAAGAATAATGATCACAACCACTAATTCGATTAATGTAAAACCTTGTTGCTTTTGCATATTAAATAACCTCTATAAAAAAGAATATGGGTAAATCGACATCATTATGAGAAGTGATAAACCAAATTAGTCGTTAGTAAATGATACCACCTGACCCGTTCCGGCATTATATGTTACACCGTTAGCGCCCGCGGTATCTAAATCTGGAGCAGGATCTGCGACCCCTGTGGTCTGATTTAATGTTAATGTAGCGATTTGATGATATACACACACATCAAGGTTACTGACAGATTGACCATCAATACTGGTAGATGTTCCACCCACACCATCTAACATTCTAACCGTATAACGCTGCTGGCTAGCATCTAGGTTATAAATAACATTTCTAGGTGCATTTTGTAAAACAGAATCAAATACTTCCTGACAAGTATCATCGGTCATTGTCGTAGCATCGGTATTGGTGGTTCCGGTAGGAAAACCAAACCGAGTATCAAGTGACACACTGGTACCGTCTAAAAGCACATTGGTATTACGACGTCCATCAACTTCCCATTGAGCACGTACAAAACTCACTGCGGTAGCTAAACCACCTGCAACCCCATCTACACTGGCATCTTGGGCATCATCAGTCACATTTAAAAAGCGTGGTAATGCCGTAGCAGCTAATAAACCGAGGATGACAATGACTATCACCAATTCGACTAATGAAAAACCTTGTTGTTTAAATTTCATTATATTTAACTCTTCTCTATAGCACCATAACAGAACATAAAACTGATTAAGCTATAACTTCACTAATATTAGCAGGTTATTAAATCTTTAACACTAGCGATACACAATATATCAGTCACCCATTAAAAAAATCACTCTACCCGTTTGCAGTTGATAACGTAAACTGGCTTTATTTGAAAAGTAACGGCAAATATTCTGCTCAGACTGATAATCTACCGTAATATTTAACTCATGAACATCACTTGCCAATAATTGCCCCCATAGATGTACGCAACCTTGGGTGTCATGAGTATTAATGATTGGCCATCCTTCAGCTGACATAGAAATCCAATTATCGGTTCCCACTATATCAACATCGTCATAAATAGTGTCCATTTTCAATTGAGTATCTTTTAATACGGCATCATTGTTGCCACTATCTACTTTATTAGAAGACACATCTGACACCACGTTATGCCAAGACAATAACATCCTGTCGGGTCGACCAGAAGCTAACCATTGGCTATGCACCATAGCTAAAACATTCAATAAACGATTATGCTCAAACTCTAAGCCGCGCTCGCCTAAACTTTGGGTATTATTCAAATAACGTATACCAAAAATGGTGAGCAAGACTAATAAAACGACCATTGCAATAACTCGCCCATAAATTTTAAGCAAATCATCATCTGCTTTTTGTTGGCTCAGCATCCAAATTCCTGATAAATAATGCTCATTCTGCGCTAACCCCCTTTAACCACACTAAGCATATCCCACATAGGGAGATAAATACCCAAAGCCAATATCAATACAATACCCGCAACAAATGCGATTAAAATAGGTTCAAGTTTAGCGGTAAGATTTTTTAAATCGTAATCCACCTCGCCCTCATAAAAGTCAGCGGCATCATTTAATAACTGATCGATTTGACCGGTCTCTTCACCCACGGCAACCATTTGCAATACTAACGGAGTGAACAGCTGGCTACTATTGGATACCCGCAGCATTGATTCACCCGATTCGATGCCACGTCGCATCCCCACAATCTTGTCATGCATATAGGCATTATCTACCGCATCGGCTACCAAACTTAATGCTTGTGTCATAGGCACACCCGCGCTAAGCATCATCGAAAAACAACGACAATAACGTGACAAAGTTGAGCGTTCAATAATAGAGCCAACCACAGGAATATGCAGTTTCCATAAGTCCCATTGCTTCTCACCCTTTTCTGTATGATGCCAATAGCGAATACCGACTACAACGCCAATTAATACCACTATCATATGCGGCCAGAAATTAACAAACAGATTCGAGGTACCAATTAATATTTTTGTAGCCCATGGCAATTCAGCACCAAAACGAGAAAACATGTCGGCAAATTTAGGGATCACCATAATGTTCAAAATAACCATCGCAATGGTAATGGCAAACAAGACGAACATTGGATAACGCATTGCGGCTTTAATTCGCCGACGAGTTTCTTGTTCACGTTCGATATACCCCGACAACTGGATAAAAGCATCTTCCAATTTACCGGTATTTTCACCAACATGAACCATCGATATAAACAATGAATCAAATACATCTGGATGTTGATTCATTGCCGAAGATAATGGTCGCCCAGAAGTAAGCTGTTCAGATATATCATCTAAAGCTTTCTTCATTCGGTCTGAATGAGTGGTTTCTGATAACCCAGCAATAGCTCTTAAAATGGGAATGCCTGAACGCGTCAATGAATACATTTGTCGGCTAAAAATTTGCAGTTCTTCGAGCGACACTTTGCTTTTAAATAAGCTCACCGAAAACGATTGCTTGGTTTTCACTTCTCGTAATTCTAACGGGATAATGCCCCGAGATAACAATGTATCGGCCGCGGAGCTTTCATTGGCAGACTCAAGCTGTGCACTGACAGCCTGCCCTTGTGAATTACGACCTCGATATTGATATGTAGGCATGATTACAACCCAGTATCTTGTTGACTAACAAGATCTTCAGACAAGGCAACAGTTGATTCACTGACATCTTCCACCAGCTTGGACACTTCTTCTAGCGTTGTGGTACCAAGGAATAAATACTCCATGGCCGAATGCGCGAGTGGAATAAAATGAGGACTACGTAGCGCTGCTCGGGCAAAGTCTTGCGGATTACCTGTACGCATGGCATCTATCATGTTTTCGTCTAGTTCGAGTATTTCAAAAATACCTATTCGACCACGATAACCAGATCCATTACAGGTTTGACAACCACTACCCACTTTAAACGTAGCGCTGTTAATATCTCTTTTAGTCACACTCGTAAGCCAGCTACGTTCAGCCGCGGTTGGCTGATAATCCACTGCGCAATTATGACAAACACGCCTCACAAGACGTTGAGCGATAATGACTCGCAATGCACTGGCAACCAAATAACTCGCCGCGCCCATATCGAGTAATCGTAACGCACTGGTAACGGCATCATTGGTATGCAAAGTCGATAATACAAAGTGACCTGTTAACGCACCCCGTAAACCAATTTCAACGGTTTCTTGGTCACGCATCTCCCCCACCATGATAATGTCTGGATCTTGACGGAGCGTGGTACGCAGTACGTTAGAAAAGTCCAAACCAATTTTGTGATTAACCTGAACTTGGTTAATTCGCGGTAACTGATATTCTACTGGATCTTCTACGGTAATAATCTTTCGGTCTGCAGTATTAAGCTCATTTAAAATCCCGTATAACGTTGTCGTTTTACCGCTACCAGTTGGCCCTGTCACTAACAACATACCGTGAGGGCGCTTAATTTGTTTACGAATTCGCGCCACGATATTGGGTGGCATGCCGGTTTCATCTAAGGTTCGCAGGCCTGTGGTTTGATCTAACAAACGCATTACCACAGATTCGCCATGATAAATGGGCATGGTCGACATCCGCACGTCAATTTGATGACCTTTTATTTCCATATGAAAACGGCCATCTTGTGGCATACGTTTCTCTGAAATATCCAATCCCGCCATCAATTTAAGCCGCAATACCAATGCCGAAGCAATATTGACTTCACTTAAGATATTTTCATGTAATTGACCATCAATACGCTGGCGGATCCGCAGCACTTTCTCGCCGGGTTCAATATGAATATCTGACGCTCGCATTTGCACTGCATCTTCAAAAATAGACTGCAATAACTTCACGACTGTGGTTTCGTTATCACTGTCACTTTGGGTTATATTAGCCAAATCGAACATGTCATCAGAGGCATATTCTTCGTCGAGTTTACCGGCGATTTCCGCGATTTGACCAGTACGACGATAAAGGTTATCAAATGCATCGAGTAACTGTTGTTCTGGTGCTACCGCGAGCATTAACTGCTTAGGGGCTACTAATGCTTCAATATTATCAATGGCCTGCAAGTCTGCAGGATCGCTCATTGCAACGACTACATGGTCTGGATGACTCTCTACCACTAAGGCACGAAAACGTCTCGCCTGTACTTCGGGGAGAATATTAACCACTTCATCGGCTATTGGACGGCGACTAATATCAAGATAGGGTAAATTTAGCTGTTGAGA from Shewanella polaris includes:
- a CDS encoding GspE/PulE family protein, with product MKPKLKMRLGDLLVQELIITDEQLKQALTEQRNSGRKLGRTLIDLNCITEDQLLKFLSQQLNLPYLDISRRPIADEVVNILPEVQARRFRALVVESHPDHVVVAMSDPADLQAIDNIEALVAPKQLMLAVAPEQQLLDAFDNLYRRTGQIAEIAGKLDEEYASDDMFDLANITQSDSDNETTVVKLLQSIFEDAVQMRASDIHIEPGEKVLRIRQRIDGQLHENILSEVNIASALVLRLKLMAGLDISEKRMPQDGRFHMEIKGHQIDVRMSTMPIYHGESVVMRLLDQTTGLRTLDETGMPPNIVARIRKQIKRPHGMLLVTGPTGSGKTTTLYGILNELNTADRKIITVEDPVEYQLPRINQVQVNHKIGLDFSNVLRTTLRQDPDIIMVGEMRDQETVEIGLRGALTGHFVLSTLHTNDAVTSALRLLDMGAASYLVASALRVIIAQRLVRRVCHNCAVDYQPTAAERSWLTSVTKRDINSATFKVGSGCQTCNGSGYRGRIGIFEILELDENMIDAMRTGNPQDFARAALRSPHFIPLAHSAMEYLFLGTTTLEEVSKLVEDVSESTVALSEDLVSQQDTGL